In Triticum aestivum cultivar Chinese Spring chromosome 5B, IWGSC CS RefSeq v2.1, whole genome shotgun sequence, the following proteins share a genomic window:
- the LOC123112443 gene encoding phenylacetaldehyde reductase, whose amino-acid sequence MAPPRRVCVTGGGGYIASWLVKLLLSRGYAVHATVRNPRDSKNAHLMQLDGAAESLRLFKADVLDSAALAAAVEGCEGVFHVASPVPADKIVDPESEVMVPAVKGTVNILEVCSSMKVQKVVVVSSTSSVHFNPNWPQAKPKDESCWPDKKICVDNELWYCLAKTVAEETAWEYAEKNGLNVVTVCPCIVLGPQLQPIVSTSSELLVYVIKGGPNAMKDMLLHIVDVRDVADALLLVYEKPESSGRYISAPNYISTKAMLELLKKTYPDYNYVNCKAEMDHNSPITPISSAKLRNLGWKPRELEETLLDSIEYYRKTGILQDGEGEGHACRLPDIFRMFHASEE is encoded by the exons TGGCTCGTCAAGCTGCTCCTCTCCCGGGGCTATGCCGTCCACGCCACCGTCCGCAACCCAC GTGATTCCAAGAACGCGCATCTGATGCAGCTGGACGGGGCGGCGGAGAGCCTGCGGCTGTTCAAGGCAGACGTGCTGGACagcgccgcgctcgccgccgccgtcgagggGTGCGAGGGCGTCTTCCACGTCGCCTCCCCCGTCCCCGCGGATAAGATCGTCGATCCTGAG TCAGAAGTGATGGTGCCTGCTGTGAAGGGCACCGTAAATATTCTTGAAGTTTGTTCATCTATGAAGGTTCAGAAAGTTGTGGTGGTGTCATCCACTTCTTCTGTTCATTTTAACCCCAACTGGCCTCAGGCTAAACCCAAAGATGAGAGTTGCTGGCCCGACAAAAAAATATGCGTGGATAATGAG CTCTGGTACTGTCTTGCTAAAACTGTTGCTGAAGAAACAGCCTGGGAATATGCAGAAAAGAATGGGCTAAATGTTGTTACAGTATGCCCTTGTATTGTTTTAGGCCCACAACTGCAACCCATTGTCAGTACCAGCAGCGAACTTCTCGTCTATGTTATAAAAG GAGGTCCTAATGCGATGAAGGACATGCTGTTGCACATAGTCGATGTCCGTGATGTGGCAGATGCTTTGCTTCTGGTATACGAGAAACCAGAATCATCTGGGAGATATATCAGCGCACCAAATTACATTAGCACAAAAGCCATGCTGGAGTTGCTGAAGAAGACGTACCCTGACTACAATTATGTAAACTG CAAGGCTGAGATGGATCACAACTCTCCTATCACCCCAATCTCGTCGGCAAAGCTGAGGAATCTGGGCTGGAAGCCAAGGGAATTGGAGGAGACGCTCCTGGATAGCATCGAATACTACCGGAAGACGGGAATTCTGCAggatggcgagggagagggacaCGCTTGCCGCTTACCTGATATCTTCCGGATGTTTCATGCCTCCGAGGAATGA